A region of the Candidatus Aminicenantes bacterium genome:
ACGCGTGTTACCGGGGGTCGCGGAGATGCTGCGCAGGGAGTCCTGCCGGGAAACGCCCCAGGCTGTATTTTCCCGGGGGGTTTGCGGCGTCCATGGCCGTACCCTGGTGGTGAACTTCCCGGGTTCCGTAAAGGCGGTGCGCTTGTGTACCCGACTGATTCTGCCCCTCCTGGAGCATGGGCCGGGAATGTTGCGCGGCGAAGGTCATTGACTGGGGAAAGAAAAATCGAGATGGAAGGTTGAAGCGAAGGTAACAGGTGACAGGAAAGCAGGAACCGGTGCTTGTCAGTATGTAAATATACGCAAAGTCGGAAAGTTGGAGAGGAAAAAGGTTACAGGAGACTGGAATGCAGCCACGGGAGTTCTTTTTTTTTCTGTTTGTCATCCAGCGGTGACAATGACGCGTATTCAGACTGGAACTGGATTTGCTCCAGGTTATTGTGCCGACGGTTGTTTCCGATAAACGGATGGGCGGTGCGATTCCCGGATCCCGCAACCGGGAATCGCACCCCCGTCCCGCTTCAGGGTCCGGTCCACTCCTCCTGCAGGTTCTTTTTCCCGGACCGGGCCTTTTTACCAACAGAGCCGCCGGATGTTATAAAATCAGATGGAACGCCGCGCCCAGGTCCAGGCGATAGGAACTCTGGTGACGTTGCCGATGGCGATTTTCCCTCCTTTACCGACACCGGAAGCAAAGGTCATGACCATACGGTGGGGAACCTGCGTGTACAAAGGATCAGAGGGCAATGCCGGGGGGCGGTCTCGCCCCCCGGCGGTTGTGAAAACATACGCCTCAAGCGATTGAGGCCTTTTCAAGTTTTTTGCGTATGCTCATGATAAAGCCGGCTGACAGAATACTGCAGACCACGAATATGGACCACAATTGCCAGAGTTCAAGTTTGTCCCAGAAGTAACCGCCCACGAAGAGCAGCTTGTTGCCGGTGGCCGTGGCCAGGAGCCAGCCTCCCTGCATCAGTCCCTGGAAACGTACCGGGGAAACCTTGGAAACAAACGAGAGACCCATGGGACTGAGGAAGAGCTCGGCGATGGTCAGGATCAGGTAAGTGCTGATCAGCCAATGTGGAGATATCCGGTCCCATTCGGTCAGGTTTTGAGTGGCGATCAATTTGGGAGCCGCCAGCTTCAGCGAACCGACCAACATGACGACAAAGGCGATCGCGGCGATAACCATGCCGATACCGATTTTTGTCGGCGTCGAAGGCTCCATGTTCCGCTTGCGCAGCCAGCCGAAGATCGCCATGACGGGGAAGGTCAACACCACGATGAACAGGGGGTTGAAGGATTGAAAGATCTCGGGCGCGATGGGGTTTTGCGCGCTGTAGTCGGAGTAGAAGTAGTAGGTGGCGGCTCCGAAACCGGTAAACATGACCAGGCCGATAAACTTCTGAAGTGTGCCTTTTTTAAACAACAAAAGGAAAAGCCCGGCCAGGCTGCCGATAAACACGAGCATGGACTCGACGTTAAAGAAGATGTTGTTGATCGGTCCAACGGTAAGCTGAGTGAAATCCCGGGCGAAAAACGTTAGGGTCAATCCGTTCTGGTGAAAAGACATCCAGAAAAAGATCACCACCACGAACACCAGCACCAGGGCGATCACCCGGGGTTTTTCCTGCTTCGTGGACGTTTTGAATATGAAAGCCACGAATCCAAGGAAAAGACCGATTGCCATACCCAGGGCAAGGTCATTTAACAGCAAGTGGAAGACCAGCGCGGTAAGCACAATCGCCCCGATGGCCACGGTGATGCTGGGAAGGTTGGCGATGCGCGCCACGACCTGCGAAGGGTCGCCTTTCCTGGGGTCGCTTTTCACGCGGCCGGGCAGGTAGCGGTTGAAAACCACGTAGACCACCAGCGAAATGACCATCGCTCCGGCCGCGATTCCGAAGGCGTAATTATAGCCCTTGGCAAAGGCGTTGATGTAGTTGGCGGCGAATTCGCGCAGCTGGTCCGCTCCTGTAATCATGGTCCCGGATACTTTGGCGGCCAATGTCTCCAGGTGGTTGATGGCACCCTCACCGGTGAGGGTGTTGTTGAGATAGGCGTGGCACATCTTAGGCAGGCTGGCGTCATGCAGAAAACCCTGGGTTCTCAGAAACCAGTCGCGGATACCCGTGGCCACGAAAGGCGCGAAGAAAGCGCCGACGTTGATGCCCATGTAAAAGATCATGAACGCCGTATCCCGGACTTTTGAATACTTGGGATCGTCGTACAACTGTCCCACCACGGCCTGGAGGTTGCCTTTGAAGAGGCCGTTGCCCAGGGCGATTACGAACAGGCCGATCAGGGTAATGGTCAGGGGCATTCCGGGAACGGCCAGAACGCCGTATCCGAAGAACATGATTACGATACCGAAAAGGATCACCAGTTTGTACTTGTTCGTGCTGTCGGCCACTATGCCGCCCAGTAACGCCAGGGCGTATATGGCATAGTAAAACCAGCTGTAGTAGGTGCTGGCGGCTTCGGCGCTGAGGTTGTATTTGGCCTGCAGGAAAAGCACCAGAATGGCCATCATGGTATAAAAACCGAAGCGTTCACCCATGTTGGCGAAGAATGCGACAATCAATCCTTTGGGATGTCCCTTGAGCATGAGGCCTCCTTGTAGATCGGGTTTCAGGGCGGAACCCATGAATGGTTTCACGCCGGATTCACAATTGTATGGGGAGTCCTGAAAAATGTCAATTTTTTATCAGGGCTTGTTAATCCCCGCTCGAGAATACCAGGCGAACAGGTTTGTGACAATCCGTGAACTTTTCCGTGAATCCAAGAAATCCATAAAAAAAAAGGGGCGCCCCCCGCAGGGAACACCCCTTTGACCATACCTGTCGAAACTTTCTTCAGTGCCGGATCTTTTGAAAACCTCGTTGCATCATCTGTTTCTGCATCTGGACATTCAGGTTGTACATGACTTCTCCGGTCTTTGCATTGACAAAACGCAGGACGAAGTTGCCGCCTTTGGAGAATTCGGCGAGTTGTCCGCGACCCAGTTTGAAGCGCAGCCCGTTTTCACCGATCAGTTTGGCCATGTTTCCGGGGATGAATCGACTGCCCTTGAACTGGCCCAGGATGCCCAGCAGTTTTCCATTCTGGACAAGGCCGACATTCACGGGGACTTTCGTTTCGTTGACAAGGCCTTTGAGTTTGTCAAAGGGCAAGTTAATGCCTTCCCAGGGATCCGGATCCGGTCCCGGGGGATCGATCCACCAGGGAATACGGAGGCGTTCCATCTGTTTCAGTTTGTCCAGCCAGGGGGGGAAGAAGCGGATGACGATGGCGAAGGGGGCGCTGTCTCCATAGGTGGATTCACCCAGAAGCTGAACCCGGATAGTGTAGCCGGAACCGGGAGTTACCTCAGAGTGGATCCCCTGTAGTTCACCCACTTTCCAAGAGTAATTGTCGATGCTCGCGGGAATCCCCGTGGTCACCACTCCCAGAGAAGAACCGCCCTTGCGGAGCGTGATCTGGTAAGTGCCCGACGCAATTCCCGGCGCTTCCCAGGTGATGGTTTTGGTGCTGTCTTTCTCCCAACTGCCGCCGTTGGGGCTGGTGACCGTGATCGTACCCGCTGGTGATTCCTCCGCCACGGTGATAACGAAGGCGCCATCGCTGAAGTCCAATGCCGTTCCACCCTGGTGTTCCACCTGGATGCGGTAATTCGCCGCCGCACCCTGGAAGGGTGAATCGGTCGT
Encoded here:
- a CDS encoding MFS transporter; the protein is MKPFMGSALKPDLQGGLMLKGHPKGLIVAFFANMGERFGFYTMMAILVLFLQAKYNLSAEAASTYYSWFYYAIYALALLGGIVADSTNKYKLVILFGIVIMFFGYGVLAVPGMPLTITLIGLFVIALGNGLFKGNLQAVVGQLYDDPKYSKVRDTAFMIFYMGINVGAFFAPFVATGIRDWFLRTQGFLHDASLPKMCHAYLNNTLTGEGAINHLETLAAKVSGTMITGADQLREFAANYINAFAKGYNYAFGIAAGAMVISLVVYVVFNRYLPGRVKSDPRKGDPSQVVARIANLPSITVAIGAIVLTALVFHLLLNDLALGMAIGLFLGFVAFIFKTSTKQEKPRVIALVLVFVVVIFFWMSFHQNGLTLTFFARDFTQLTVGPINNIFFNVESMLVFIGSLAGLFLLLFKKGTLQKFIGLVMFTGFGAATYYFYSDYSAQNPIAPEIFQSFNPLFIVVLTFPVMAIFGWLRKRNMEPSTPTKIGIGMVIAAIAFVVMLVGSLKLAAPKLIATQNLTEWDRISPHWLISTYLILTIAELFLSPMGLSFVSKVSPVRFQGLMQGGWLLATATGNKLLFVGGYFWDKLELWQLWSIFVVCSILSAGFIMSIRKKLEKASIA